From Vitis vinifera cultivar Pinot Noir 40024 chromosome 3, ASM3070453v1, the proteins below share one genomic window:
- the LOC104878792 gene encoding splicing factor-like protein 1, giving the protein MLCCKLVEQNQPAIASQSTNKGCGQILSFVIEVPVDEVGFLIGRRCAAMDQIQHTSGALIGIEPSPCPVCTKRRVDLGGTKEQIQSALRLITDLMIDWDPNTCVESVDLIPDHHLREPSSYGYINPPESQPAGSYPTNPSNYGDSSTQPSIWDQANPSGRHPVPWPGSLFIHPSDLGSRPIQPAAQYQANPSGRHMEPWPGSLWNHPIQPAAQYQENASDRHIVPWPGSLWNHTIQPAAQYQADPSAMHPAPWPGSDLSSSSSANYWYRPNPSAMPEIPPFCDYHLPEPVACDPEISSPIPTESSQGSCAAPPFNNPILSEAGDEAYTSAMHASTSRKRQRKRLNV; this is encoded by the exons ATGCTTTGTTGTAAATTGGTAGAACAGAATCAACCCGCCATAGCGAGCCAATCTACAAATAAGGGATGCGGTCAGATTCTTTCGTTTGTAATTGAGGTTCCAGTCGATGAG GTTGGTTTTCTCATTGGAAGGAGATGTGCAGCCATGGATCAAATACAACACACTTCTGGAGCTTTGATTGGG ATTGAACCTAGTCCATGCCCTGTTTGTACAAAAAGAAGAGTGGACTTAGGTGGAACAAAAGAGCAGATTCAGTCGGCGTTACGACTTATTACTGACCTGATGATTGATTGG GACCCTAATACATGTGTAGAGTCTGTAGACTTAATACCAGATCATCATCTTCGAGAGCCTTCATCTTATGGTTACATAAACCCTCCAGAATCTCAACCTGCAGGATCTTATCCGACAAATCCGTCAAACTATGGCGACTCTTCTACCCAACCATCCATTTGGGATCAGGCGAACCCATCAGGCAGGCATCCGGTACCTTGGCCAGGATCTTTATTCATACACCCTTCAGACTTGGGGAGCCGTCCCATCCAACCAGCTGCTCAGTACCAGGCAAACCCATCAGGCAGGCATATGGAACCTTGGCCAGGATCTTTATGGAACCATCCCATCCAGCCAGCTGCTCAGTACCAGGAAAACGCATCAGACAGGCATATAGTACCTTGGCCAGGATCTTTATGGAACCATACCATCCAGCCAGCCGCTCAATACCAGGCAGACCCATCAGCCATGCATCCGGCACCTTGGCCAGGATCTGATCTGTCATCTTCTAGCTCTGCTAACTACTGGTATCGACCAAATCCATCGGCCATGCCTGAAATTCCTCCATTCTGTGATTACCATCTTCCCGAACCAGTGGCTTGCGATCCAGAAATATCATCACCCATTCCTACAGAATCCTCGCAAGGAAGTTGTGCGGCACCACCATTTAACAATCCTATCCTATCAGAAGCTGGGGATGAGGCATACACATCAGCCatgcatgcatccacctcaAGAAAGCGCCAGAGAAAGCGACTGAACGTTTAA